One part of the Arabidopsis thaliana chromosome 4, partial sequence genome encodes these proteins:
- a CDS encoding transducin family protein / WD-40 repeat family protein: MFFGPSEFDADEMGYAMSRLEIESDLCDTGKDVCGVGSSSGSHRSSEHLADLDHEISQVTKLKSSPHQRYSREVPGRHQLPVSTVRMLAGRESNFSGRGRFSAADCCHMLSRYLPTKGPWLVDQMDSRAYVSQFSTDGSLFIAGFQGSRIRIYNVEKGWKVQKDILAKSLRWTVTDTSLSPDQRNLVYASMSPIVHIVDVGSGSTESHANVTEIHDGLDFSSDEDGGYSFGIFSVKFSTDGREVVAGSSDDSIYVYDLEANRVSLRTVAHTSDVNTVCFADESGNLILSGSDDNLCKVWDRRCFIGRDKPAGVLVGHLEGVTFIDSRGDGRYFISNGKDQTIKLWDIRKMSSSAPARHEVLRNYEWDYRWMDYPTEARDLKHPLDQSVSTYKGHSVLRTLIRCYFSPAHSTGQKYIYTGSNDSSVYIYDLVSGDKVAVLKHHSSPVRDCNWHPYYPTLISSSWDGDLVKWEFPGSGEAPIMSKKRVRRRHFYY, translated from the exons ATGTTTTTTGGACCAAGTGAGTTTGATGCTGATGAAATGGGTTATGCAATGAGTAGACTTGAGATAGAATCCGATCTATGTGATACTGGAAAAGACGTTTGTGGAGTTGGTAGTAGTAGTGGTAGTCACAGATCAAGTGAACATTTGGCTGATCTAGACCATGAAATCAGCCAGGTTACTAAATTGAAATCTAGTCCTCATCAACGGTATAGCCGTGAAGTCCCTGGGAGACATCAGTTACCTGTGTCTACTGTGAGGATGTTGGCAGGTCGAGAAAGTAATTTCTCTGGAAGAGGAAGGTTTTCAGCCGCTGATTGTTGCCATATGCTAAGCAGATATTTGCCTACAAAAGGTCCTTGGCTTGTAGATCAAATGGACAGCCGAGCATATGTCTCTCAGTTTTCAACTGATGGTTCTCTCTTTATTGCGGGGTTTCAG GGTAGCCGTATTCGGATTTACAATGTAGAGAAGGGTTGGAAAGTTCAAAAGGATATTCTTGCAAAAAGCTTGCGTTGGACTGTTACTGATACTTCTCTATCCCCTGATCAGCGAAATCTG GTTTACGCAAGCATGTCACCTATTGTTCACATTGTTGATGTTGGATCCGGTTCAACCGAGTCTCATGCAAATGTTACG GAGATCCATGATGGCTTAGACTTCTCTTCTGATGAAGATGGAGGGTACTCTTTTGGAATATTCTCTGTGAAATTTTCAACAGATGGCCGAGAAGTTGTTGCTGGGAGCAGTGATGATTCCATTTATGTTTATGACCTTGAAGCAAATCGAGTTTCACTCCGGACTGTTGCACACACG TCTGATGTAAATACTGTGTGCTTTGCTGATGAAAGTGGGAACCTGATTTTATCTGGAAGTGATGATAATCTCTGCAAA GTGTGGGATAGGCGTTGTTTCATTGGGAGAGATAAGCCAGCTGGTGTTTTAGTGGGACACCTCGAAGGTGTTACCTTTATCGATAGCCGTGGAGATGGTCGCTATTTCATATCAAATGGTAAAGACCAAACTATCAAATTGTGGGATATCAGAAAAATGTCCTCAAGCGCACCTGCAAG GCATGAGGTGCTAAGAAACTATGAATGGGACTACAGATGGATGGATTATCCTACTGAAGCAAGAGATCTAAAGCACCCACTCGATCAGTCAGTGTCGACATATAAAGGTCACTCAGTTTTGCGTACTCTCATCCGTTGTTACTTCTCTCCAGCGCATAG TACTGGCCAAAAGTACATCTACACAGGATCGAACGACAGTTCCGTCTACATATACGACTTG GTAAGTGGAGATAAAGTGGCAGTGCTAAAGCACCATAGCTCACCTGTAAGAGACTGTAATTGGCACCCATATTACCCAACGCTTATAAGCTCTTCGTGGGACGGAGATCTTGTGAAGTGGGAATTTCCGGGGAGCGGTGAGGCGCCGATTATGAGTAAGAAGAGGGTTCGAAGGAGACATTTCTACTACTGA
- a CDS encoding Galactose oxidase/kelch repeat superfamily protein (Galactose oxidase/kelch repeat superfamily protein; FUNCTIONS IN: molecular_function unknown; INVOLVED IN: biological_process unknown; LOCATED IN: chloroplast; EXPRESSED IN: 24 plant structures; EXPRESSED DURING: 15 growth stages; CONTAINS InterPro DOMAIN/s: Galactose oxidase/kelch, beta-propeller (InterPro:IPR011043), Kelch repeat type 1 (InterPro:IPR006652), Kelch related (InterPro:IPR013089), Kelch-type beta propeller (InterPro:IPR015915); BEST Arabidopsis thaliana protein match is: Galactose oxidase/kelch repeat superfamily protein (TAIR:AT3G63220.2); Has 30201 Blast hits to 17322 proteins in 780 species: Archae - 12; Bacteria - 1396; Metazoa - 17338; Fungi - 3422; Plants - 5037; Viruses - 0; Other Eukaryotes - 2996 (source: NCBI BLink).) yields MPLPIFPSRLQCSSSSSSSSSRSSFFRPKLRIDPSLTLIPGLSNDVGRLILSFVPYPHISRIKSTCKSWYAFLSSKTLISLRHSRDNSNTNNLSHLLCIFPQDPSISPPFLFDPVTLSWRSLPLMPCNPHVYGLCNFVAVALGPYVYVLGGSAFDTRSYPLDVPLPTSSVFRYSFVKSVWERLSPMMSPRGSFACAAMPGSCGRIIVAGGGSRHTLFGAAGSRMSSVEMYDVEKDEWRVMNELPRFRAGCVGFLVENEKEKEKEEEGREFWVMGGYGGSRTVSGILPVDEYYKDAVVMDLRVDGGEKWRVVGDMWGEEERPKLGKIVAVDCGKPVFFMLDKDWILRYEMGLNRWRKESSVPKKAHYDKPVGFVALNGELHVMILLDGYNLMDTRHTRQQRKAGSLMIHMYDPKKKTWRSVVSKPPFNHQLDFRTTVMCTIRL; encoded by the coding sequence ATGCCTCTGCCTATATTCCCGTCGCGGTTACAGTGTTCGtcttcatcgtcttcgtcGTCGTCGCGATCTTCGTTTTTTAGGCCTAAGCTTCGAATCGATCCAAGCTTGACCTTAATTCCAGGCTTATCCAACGACGTCGGGAGACTGATTCTCTCCTTCGTCCCTTACCCTCACATCTCTCGTATCAAATCAACCTGTAAATCATGGTACGCTTTCCTCTcttccaaaaccctaatttcactCCGCCATAGCAGAGACAACAGCAACACCAACAATCTCTCGCATCTCCTTTGTATCTTCCCTCAGGATCCTTCGATTTCGCCTCCTTTTCTCTTCGATCCCGTGACTCTCTCTTGGAGATCGCTTCCTCTTATGCCTTGTAACCCTCACGTTTACGGTCTCTGCAATTTCGTAGCTGTAGCTCTTGGTCCTTACGTTTATGTCCTCGGTGGCTCTGCTTTTGATACTAGGTCTTATCCTCTTGATGTTCCTTTGCCTACTTCTTCTGTGTTTCGTTACAGCTTCGTGAAATCGGTTTGGGAACGGTTATCTCCGATGATGTCTCCGCGTGGTAGCTTTGCTTGCGCTGCGATGCCTGGTTCTTGTGGTCGGATTATTGTGGCGGGAGGAGGATCACGGCACACTCTGTTTGGTGCTGCTGGAAGTAGAATGAGTTCTGTGGAGATGTATGATGTTGAGAAAGATGAGTGGAGAGTAATGAATGAATTGCCTAGGTTTAGAGCAGGATGTGTTGGTTTCTTGGTGGAGaatgagaaggagaaggagaaggaggaggaaggGAGAGAGTTTTGGGTTATGGGTGGCTATGGCGGATCGAGGACGGTTTCGGGGATTCTTCCTGTTGATGAGTACTATAAAGACGCGGTAGTGATGGATTTGAGAGTAGATGGTGGTGAGAAATGGAGGGTAGTTGGAGATATGtggggagaagaagagagacctAAGCTAGGGAAGATTGTTGCTGTTGATTGTGGGAAGCCTGTGTTTTTCATGTTGGATAAGGATTGGATTCTTAGGTATGAGATGGGTTTGAATCGTTGGAGAAAGGAGTCAAGCGTGCCTAAGAAAGCTCATTACGACAAACCGGTTGGTTTCGTTGCACTGAATGGGGAATTACATGTTATGATTCTTTTGGATGGTTATAATCTGATGGATACAAGGCATACTAGACAACAGAGGAAAGCTGGATCTTTGATGATTCATATGTAtgatccaaagaagaagacttggaGATCGGTTGTCTCAAAGCCACCGTTCAATCATCAACTTGATTTCAGGACCACGGTTATGTGCACCATCCGATTGTAG
- a CDS encoding uncharacterized protein (BEST Arabidopsis thaliana protein match is: Polynucleotidyl transferase, ribonuclease H-like superfamily protein (TAIR:AT5G33330.1); Has 18 Blast hits to 18 proteins in 2 species: Archae - 0; Bacteria - 0; Metazoa - 0; Fungi - 0; Plants - 18; Viruses - 0; Other Eukaryotes - 0 (source: NCBI BLink).) has product MNLEERIMVNIFVPKNETIKRHYKEVYDTTLSPLKQDSKAGICLILTDSHGKYILKGCSSIEPTNSALEAEAIALKEALLQVKCLQYQDVIL; this is encoded by the exons ATGAACCTCGAAGAACGAATAATGGTTAATATATTTGTGCCAAA GAATGAGACCATCAAGAGGCACTATAAGGAAGTATACGACACGACACTCTCTCCATTAAAGCAAG ATAGCAAAGCGGGCATTTGCTTGATTTTGACTGACTCACACGGGAAATATATCCTCAAAGGCTGCTCCTCGATCGAGCCAACAAACTCAGCCCTAGAAGCAGAAGCAATAGCCCTCAAGGAGGCATTGCTCCAAGTGAAGTGCCTACAATACCAGGATGTTATTTTGTGA